The following coding sequences lie in one Polluticoccus soli genomic window:
- a CDS encoding tetratricopeptide repeat protein, whose product MKSLFFKCCLLAVFAHILAACSEKKSANGTDHAIFQQPGLKGITQQIKNDPENASLYFERGSILDNMQEDTLALEDYQKAISLDSSKAEYFSAIGDMLFEHKDISGSLKWIEKALKIDPKDPASHLKMAKLFIYTKDYKSAFSEINTVLKQDVYNSEGYFLKGMAYKDMKDTANARSSFETAVQVAPDYKDAIVQLGLLYSAKKDSIALRYFDNAYRVDTTDLFPIYARGVFYQDSKQYEKAKNEYKRVIFRDNQYADAYYNMGYVLMQQDSVDKAWRQYDLLTKIDPTDPEAYYNRGLCSEMMGKKQEAISDYRQALTFYKDYPEAQAGLKRLQGN is encoded by the coding sequence ATGAAGAGTTTATTTTTCAAATGCTGCCTGCTGGCTGTATTTGCTCATATATTAGCTGCCTGCAGCGAAAAGAAAAGTGCAAACGGTACGGATCACGCAATTTTTCAGCAGCCGGGTCTTAAAGGAATTACACAACAGATCAAAAATGATCCCGAAAACGCTTCTCTGTATTTCGAGCGCGGCAGCATACTCGACAACATGCAGGAAGACACCCTCGCACTTGAGGATTATCAAAAAGCTATTTCACTAGACTCATCAAAGGCCGAATACTTTAGTGCAATTGGCGATATGCTGTTTGAGCACAAAGACATTAGCGGTTCACTGAAGTGGATAGAAAAGGCTTTGAAGATAGACCCAAAAGATCCCGCCTCGCACTTGAAAATGGCCAAGCTTTTCATCTATACAAAAGACTATAAGTCGGCCTTTAGCGAGATCAATACCGTACTCAAGCAGGATGTATACAACTCCGAGGGATACTTCCTGAAAGGAATGGCCTATAAAGACATGAAAGACACAGCCAATGCACGGTCAAGCTTTGAAACTGCTGTCCAGGTAGCGCCGGACTATAAAGATGCCATAGTCCAACTAGGCTTGCTATATAGCGCAAAAAAAGATTCGATAGCTCTCAGATATTTTGATAATGCATATAGGGTGGATACCACGGACCTCTTTCCAATCTATGCGCGCGGTGTTTTTTACCAAGACAGCAAGCAATATGAGAAGGCCAAAAACGAATACAAGAGAGTGATTTTCCGGGACAATCAATATGCAGACGCCTACTACAATATGGGTTATGTGCTTATGCAGCAAGATTCTGTAGATAAAGCATGGAGGCAATATGACCTGCTGACGAAAATAGACCCAACAGATCCTGAAGCTTATTACAACAGGGGTCTATGTTCTGAAATGATGGGTAAAAAGCAGGAAGCAATATCAGATTACAGGCAGGCGCTTACCTTTTATAAAGACTACCCGGAAGCCCAGGCCGGCCTGAAGAGATTGCAGGGTAATTGA
- the rpe gene encoding ribulose-phosphate 3-epimerase, whose protein sequence is MSATKTIKMPIIAPSILSADFLNLGRDIEMVNKSEADWFHLDVMDGRFVPNISYGMSIIAQMKKLATKTFDVHLMIVEPEKYFEEFKKAGADILTIHYEASTHLHRSLQAIKSLGMKAGVSLNPHTPVHLLENIITDIDLVLIMSVNPGFGGQKFIPQSLDKVRALRQMITAAGANTIIEIDGGVTLENAPEIVAAGTDALVAGNTVFTAPDPLEMIKKLKRVGK, encoded by the coding sequence TTGAGCGCAACTAAAACGATCAAAATGCCGATAATAGCTCCATCAATCCTTTCTGCAGATTTCCTAAACCTTGGCAGAGATATAGAAATGGTCAATAAGAGTGAAGCAGACTGGTTTCACCTCGATGTGATGGACGGACGTTTTGTACCAAACATCAGCTATGGCATGTCGATCATTGCCCAAATGAAAAAACTGGCCACTAAGACCTTTGACGTTCACTTGATGATAGTCGAGCCAGAAAAATACTTTGAGGAATTTAAAAAAGCCGGTGCCGACATACTCACTATACATTACGAAGCATCTACACATTTGCACAGAAGCCTCCAGGCGATAAAATCGCTTGGCATGAAAGCCGGCGTTTCGCTTAATCCTCATACACCGGTACACCTTTTAGAAAATATCATTACAGACATCGACCTCGTGCTCATCATGAGTGTTAACCCCGGCTTCGGTGGTCAGAAATTCATTCCTCAATCGCTCGATAAGGTCCGTGCTCTAAGGCAGATGATCACAGCTGCCGGAGCAAATACGATCATAGAAATTGACGGTGGCGTTACGCTTGAAAATGCGCCTGAAATTGTTGCCGCAGGCACCGACGCCTTGGTAGCGGGAAACACTGTATTTACTGCTCCAGACCCGCTCGAGATGATAAAAAAACTGAAACGGGTGGGAAAATAA
- a CDS encoding TonB-dependent receptor — MLRQTLVFFLVVLSSLAASAQNGYLVGTVKDEKGRPMEIVTIAVKGSAIGTVSNVQGEYSLSVPTVNITVVYSLVGYKKQEETLQLKEGEVKRLDIVLKKEATTLEGVTVTDTKDPGVIKLDVKKTALLPGDPFSGIESLIKTFVGTNNELTSQYNVRGGNYDENLVYVNDFEIYRPFLTRSGQQEGMSFINADLVSGVNFSVGGFQAKYGDKMSSVLDVDYKRPKKFGGRILASMLGVSASLEGISKNEKLTYLIGVRQKSNQYLLKSQPTKGVYNPSFTDLQALINYKFSPKWESEILANYARNRFQFFPEEATSSFGLINRALQLRVIYEGGEIDQFDSRFGGWSTTYHASEKLKLKLLASGFQTNERETYDIFGEYLLGELETDLGKEDFGQVKYAIGTGVIHTYARNYLKVNVGNLAHRGSYAGNLHFVQWGLDANITDITDKLHEWERRDSARFTQPYMEDKLELTRVYNSASTFNYMRYAGFIQDNFRFNDSLGLTVSLGVRFNYSTLNNEFLISPRAQVSYKPKWEKDIIFKLAGGLYQQPPFYREMRDLDGNVNKNLKAQKSFHTVLGTEYNFKTANRPFKFTTEIYYKGLWDIVPYEYDNVRIRYFGQNNAVGYAYGGELRLYGDIVKDATSWVSVGVLKTAEDVTNDYIVKTTTTESEPPAPSITTIDTIKPGYIPRPTDQRFMVGMYFEDYFPKWKNYKMHLNLMYATGLPFGPPDKARYGDTLRLPDYKRVDIGFSALLLNGAKHPNKKALRSFENIWLSAEVFNLLGIQNTLSYSWIQDMTTNQTYAVPNRLTSRLINVKLVVDF, encoded by the coding sequence ATGCTTCGTCAGACCCTCGTATTCTTTTTGGTAGTTCTTTCATCTTTGGCAGCCAGTGCCCAAAACGGATACTTGGTAGGCACAGTTAAAGACGAAAAAGGACGGCCGATGGAAATAGTCACCATCGCCGTAAAAGGCTCCGCAATTGGCACTGTATCTAATGTACAGGGAGAATACTCCCTTAGCGTTCCTACCGTAAATATTACTGTGGTTTACTCGCTGGTGGGCTATAAAAAACAAGAAGAAACATTACAGCTGAAAGAGGGAGAAGTAAAAAGACTGGACATCGTCCTTAAAAAAGAAGCTACGACCCTTGAAGGGGTTACGGTCACTGACACAAAGGATCCTGGTGTTATCAAACTGGATGTTAAAAAAACCGCTCTGCTTCCCGGCGATCCGTTCAGCGGTATCGAATCGTTGATAAAAACTTTTGTTGGAACAAACAATGAGCTCACTTCGCAATACAATGTTCGCGGTGGCAACTACGACGAGAACCTTGTATATGTAAACGACTTTGAGATCTACCGTCCTTTCCTTACCCGCTCTGGCCAACAGGAGGGCATGAGTTTCATCAATGCAGACCTTGTATCTGGAGTAAATTTTTCCGTTGGCGGATTCCAGGCCAAATACGGCGACAAAATGTCGAGCGTATTGGACGTAGACTATAAACGACCAAAAAAATTTGGCGGACGCATCCTGGCCAGTATGTTAGGCGTTAGCGCCTCTTTGGAGGGAATATCAAAAAACGAAAAACTTACTTACCTCATTGGCGTTCGCCAGAAAAGCAATCAATACCTGCTAAAATCGCAACCCACGAAAGGTGTATACAATCCTTCATTTACAGACCTGCAGGCATTGATCAACTACAAATTCAGCCCCAAATGGGAGTCTGAGATACTAGCCAACTATGCGCGAAATAGGTTCCAGTTTTTTCCTGAAGAAGCGACTAGCAGTTTTGGCCTTATCAACCGGGCACTCCAGTTGCGTGTGATCTATGAAGGAGGCGAAATAGACCAATTCGATTCTCGTTTTGGTGGATGGTCTACCACATACCATGCGTCAGAAAAACTCAAATTGAAGTTACTGGCATCCGGCTTTCAGACAAACGAGCGGGAGACTTATGATATTTTTGGCGAATACCTGCTTGGCGAATTAGAAACAGACCTGGGCAAAGAAGATTTTGGCCAGGTAAAGTATGCAATAGGCACAGGTGTGATCCATACCTATGCCCGCAACTACCTAAAAGTAAATGTCGGTAACCTTGCCCACCGTGGCAGTTATGCCGGCAACCTTCACTTTGTTCAATGGGGCCTGGACGCGAACATCACTGACATTACCGACAAGCTCCATGAATGGGAGCGCCGCGATTCGGCGCGTTTCACACAGCCGTACATGGAAGATAAGCTGGAGCTGACACGTGTGTACAATTCTGCGTCCACATTCAACTATATGCGTTACGCGGGATTTATTCAGGATAATTTCCGTTTTAATGACTCGCTTGGACTAACGGTTTCCCTGGGCGTGCGCTTCAACTACAGCACACTGAACAACGAGTTTTTGATAAGCCCGAGAGCGCAGGTATCTTATAAACCGAAATGGGAAAAAGACATAATCTTTAAACTAGCCGGAGGTTTATATCAGCAGCCACCATTCTATCGCGAAATGCGCGACCTGGATGGCAACGTCAACAAAAATCTTAAAGCCCAGAAGTCATTCCACACAGTATTGGGCACGGAATACAATTTCAAAACAGCCAACAGGCCATTTAAATTCACCACTGAGATTTATTACAAAGGCCTGTGGGATATTGTACCCTACGAATACGACAACGTTCGCATCCGCTATTTCGGACAGAACAATGCAGTGGGATATGCTTACGGCGGCGAGTTGAGGCTATATGGCGATATTGTGAAGGATGCCACATCATGGGTTAGCGTGGGAGTATTGAAAACAGCAGAGGACGTAACCAATGACTATATCGTTAAAACAACGACTACAGAAAGCGAACCACCAGCACCATCGATCACAACAATTGACACGATCAAACCTGGATATATCCCCCGCCCTACCGATCAGCGATTTATGGTCGGAATGTATTTTGAAGACTATTTCCCTAAATGGAAGAACTATAAAATGCACTTGAACCTTATGTATGCCACAGGCTTGCCATTTGGCCCTCCCGATAAGGCAAGATATGGCGATACATTACGGTTGCCGGATTACAAGCGTGTAGACATCGGATTTTCGGCCCTCCTGCTAAATGGCGCTAAACATCCCAATAAAAAGGCTTTAAGATCGTTCGAAAACATCTGGTTAAGTGCGGAAGTTTTCAACCTATTGGGTATTCAGAACACATTATCGTATTCCTGGATACAGGATATGACAACCAATCAAACATACGCAGTACCTAACAGGCTTACTTCACGTTTAATAAACGTGAAGCTGGTCGTCGATTTCTAA